In Mastacembelus armatus chromosome 4, fMasArm1.2, whole genome shotgun sequence, the following are encoded in one genomic region:
- the ano8b gene encoding anoctamin-8 isoform X2, whose amino-acid sequence MPDTGTAAAGSAAAAGAGGATTAGDGPESSRHRHRAQQGDAERPEPGAAPPQTSSGVLDKLFGKRLLQAGRHIMSHKSWMKTVPTENCDVLMTFADATDDHTLLWLLNHIRLGIPELIIQIRHHKHTRVYAFFVTATYENLLRGAEEMGLRKAVKPEFGGGTRSFSCEEDYIYENIESELCFFTSQERQSIIKYWLDNLRAKNGEVLHNINFLEGQPIIPELSARGVIQQMFPLHEQRILSQLMKSWVQAVCEKQPLDDICDYFGVKIAMYFAWLGFYTTSMLYPAVIGFVLWMLTESDQTSRDICCVVFALFNVVWATLFLERWKRRGAELAYKWGTLDTPAESLEEPRPQFRGVKRCSPITGCEEFYYPPWRRRVFRWLVSLPICILCLCFVFLVMLVCFELQEFVMGIKEMPRLARFIPKIMLAITVTACDEVYRKIACWLNDMENYRLQSAYEKNLIIKMVLFQFVNSYLSLFYIGFYLKDMERLKEMLLVLSLLRSLQRQFWVNVLPCFFLKIHIFVVSVPWFSRDHLKSKMLATLLIIRQFLQNVKEVLQPYLYERHKLGELTLRAVWDLLLSVLLKYARLAAGKAQASPTDHTMPGPGLRGTKPGVGQPEKREKKCLNGGCGVPDEEEGGERDEADSGRFSEGETEEESLIDCGLKLRKVSFIEKVDRRAACSAPPMDNSFLEEGSPTMVEKGMDPASVFEMCDDDDDNGIHDVKESGGGGTGAAEGINTAAGGAAAGGSAPLPAGSESSMSLRQRRRGRSAERPEPKIKRESWMDPPEETESTTLTQAEMESCMQTYTDTFQDYQEMFVQFGYVVLFSSAFPLAAMCALINNIIEIRSDAFKLCTGFQRPFGIRVESIGQWQTAMEVMGLIAIIVNCYLIGQCGQLQRLFPWLSPEMAIISIVILEHFAILLKYVIHVAIPDIPTWVREEMAKLDYQRREAFKKHERQAQQHYQQLQRRKREEEERQRQAEHMARRERERDDSKGDSSGDHHHDKSNSSKSRPGGAGGGSGSSDKPKRPSSLLANNNVMKLKQIIPLQSKFSSGGARSPQSPTGSEPKLPGFLSFKFLKSPENKKEGAASSAAAATAANTTATASSSSSSLGSSSQERSQSPNKAFNPGKLFNFGKSEGGTCVNGAPLPKSGEGSSSQTSERQPSRSDLNGVPDEIPSPGREGSENGHSTDLDPTSSKV is encoded by the exons ATAAGTTGTTTGGAAAGCGGCTGCTGCAGGCTGGGAGACACATCATGTCTCATAAGTCTTGGATGAAAACAGTGCCCACAGAGAACTGTGATGTCCTCATGACATTTGCAG ATGCTACAGATGACCACACGTTGCTATGGCTACTGAACCACATCCGGCTGGGAATCCCAGAGCTCATCATCCAAATCCGACACCATAAGCACACACGAGTCTACGCATTCTTCGTCACCGCCACATATGAAAA TTTGTTGCGAGGTGCTGAGGAGATGGGACTGAGGAAAGCAGTGAAGCCCGAGTTTGGAGGAGGAACACGAAGTTTCTCCTGTGAGGAGGACTACATCTACGAGAACATCGAGAGCGAGTTGTGCTTCTTCACCTCACAG GAGAGACAGAGCATCATTAAATACTGGCTGGATAATCTACGTGCCAAAAATGGGGAGGTGCTTCACAATATCAACTTCCTAGAGGGCCAGCCTATAA TCCCAGAGCTGAGTGCACGGGGTGTGATCCAGCAAATGTTTCCTCTCCATGAGCAGAGGATCCTTAGTCAGCTCATGAAATCTTGGGTTCAGGCTGTTTGTGAAAAACAGCCCCTAG ATGATATCTGTGACTATTTTGGGGTGAAGATTGCCATGTATTTTGCCTGGCTGGGATTTTACACCACATCCATGTTATATCCTGCTGTGATCGGCTTTGTGCTTTGGATGCTCACTGAATCTGATCAG ACGAGCCGTGACATCtgctgtgtggtgtttgcaCTATTCAATGTGGTGTGGGCCACTCTGTTTCTGGAGCGGTGGAAGAGGAGGGGGGCTGAGTTGGCATACAAGTGGGGAACACTGGACACACCTGCTGAATCCCTGGAGGAACCACGGCCTCAGTTCCGG ggAGTCAAGCGCTGCAGTCCCATAACAGGATGTGAGGAGTTCTACTACCCTCCATGGAGGAGACGTGTATTTAGGTGGCTGGTCAGCCTGCCCATCTGTATactctgtctctgctttgtCTTCCTGGTCATGCTCGTCTGTTTTGAGCTGCAG GAATTTGTGATGGGGATCAAGGAAATGCCTCGGCTAGCTCGCTTCATCCCCAAAATCATGCTGGCTATCACTGTGACTGCGTGTGACGAGGTGTACAGGAAAATTGCCTGCTGGCTCAACGACATGG AAAACTATAGACTCCAGAGTGCCTACGAGAAGAATCTCATCATCAAAATGGTTCTT TTTCAGTTTGTAAATTCTTATCTCAGCCTTTTTTACATTGGATTCTACCTCAAAGACATGGAGCGCCTGAAAGAG ATGCTGCTGGTGCTGTCTCTGTTAAGGAGTCTGCAGCGGCAGTTCTGGGTCAATGTGCTGCCTTGTTTCTTCCTCAAGATCCATATATTTGTGGTCTCTGTTCCCTGGTTCTCCAGGGACCACCTCAAGTCCAAA ATGTTGGCCACTCTGCTCATTATACGCCAGTTCCTTCAAAATGTAAAGGAGGTACTGCAGCCTTACCTGTATGAGCGTCACAAGCTGGGTGAGCTTACACTGCGGGCTGTGTGGGATCTGCTGCTCTCAGTGCTGCTAAAATATGCCCGGCTGGCAGCTGGAAAAGCCCAGGCCTCTCCCACTGACCACACCATGCCGGGACCTGGCCTGAGGGGCACCAAGCCTGGGGTGGGACAACCAGAAAAAAG ggaaaagaaatgtttgaacGGAGGATGTGGGGTGcctgatgaagaggagggaggtgagAGGGACGAGGCTGACAGTGGGAGGTTCAgtgaaggagagacagaggaggaaagtcTGATCGACTGTGGTTTGAAGCTGAGGAAAGTCAGCTTCATAGAGAAG GTGGACAGGAGAGCAGCCTGCAGTGCTCCCCCCATGGACAACAGCTTCCTGGAGGAGGGGAGCCCCACTATGGTGGAAAAAGGAATGGACCCTGCctctgtgtttgaaatgtgtgaCGACGACGATGATAACGGCATCCATGATGTGAAGGAGTCAGGAGGGGGAGGGACAGGGGCTGCTGAAGGAATCAatactgctgctggtggtgcCGCTGCAGGTGGCTCTGCTCCGCTGCCTGCTGGGTCTGAGAGCAGCATGTCACTGCGGCAAAGAAGAAGAGGCAGGAGCGCAGAGAGACCTGAGCCTAAAATAAAAAGGGAATCATGGATGGACCCaccagaggagacagagagcacTACACTCACTCAGGCTGAGATGGAGAGCTGCATGCAAACCTATACT GACACCTTCCAGGACTACCAAGAGATGTTTGTCCAGTTTGGGTATGTGGTGCTCTTCTCCTCTGCCTTCCCCTTGGCTGCCATGTGCGCACTCATCAACAACATCATTGAGATCCGCAGTGATGCCTTTAAGCTGTGCACTGGTTTCCAGAGGCCCTTTGGGATCAGAGTGGAGAGCATCGGACAGTGGCAG ACTGCAATGGAAGTCATGGGCCTGATTGCCATCATTGTGAATTGTTACCTGATTGGTCAGTGTGGTCAACTCCAGCGTCTCTTCCCTTGGCTCAGCCCTGAGATGGCCATTATCTCTATCGTCATCCTCGAG CACTTTGCCATTCTCCTGAAGTATGTCATCCACGTGGCCATTCCTGACATTCCTACATGGGTCAGAGAGGAGATGGCTAAACTGGATTATCAGCGCAGGGAGGCCTTTAAG AAGCATGAGCGGCAGGCGCAGCAGCATTACCAGCAGcttcagaggaggaagagggaggaggaggagaggcagaggcagGCAGAGCATATGGCCCGCAGGGAACGAGAGCGGGATGACAGTAAGGGTGATTCCTCGGGGGACCACCACCATGACAAAAGTAACAGCAGCAAATCACGCCCTGGAGGTGCCGGAGGAGGAAGTGGCAGCTCAGACAAACCCAAGAGGCCCAGCTCTCTGCTGGCCAACAATAACGTGATGAAGCTGAAACAGATCATCCCGTTACAGAGTAAGTTCTCCTCCGGTGGTGCCCGCTCCCCTCAGTCACCCACAGGCAGTGAGCCAAAGCTACCTGGGTTCCTGAGCTTCAAATTTCTCAAGTCACCTGAAAATAAGAAGGAAGGTGCTGCGTCTTCTGCGGCTGCTGCCACAGCTGCTAACACCACAGCgacagcatcatcatcatcctcatcattaGGTAGCAGCTCTCAGGAGCGTTCTCAGTCACCCAACAAAGCCTTTAACCCTGGGAAACTGTTTAACTTTGGGAAATCGGAAGGGGGGACATGTGTGAATGGGGCTCCACTGCCCAAATCCGGGGAAGGATCATCCTCACAAACATCAGAAAGACAACCATCCAGGTCGGACTTGAATGGCGTTCCGGACGAGATCCCGTCACCTGGAAGAGAAGGGTCTGAGAACGGGCATTCAACAGACTTGGATCCAACCAGCTCTAAAGTCTAG
- the ano8b gene encoding anoctamin-8 isoform X3 has product MPDTGTAAAGSAAAAGAGGATTAGDGPESSRHRHRAQQGDAERPEPGAAPPQTSSGVLDKLFGKRLLQAGRHIMSHKSWMKTVPTENCDVLMTFADATDDHTLLWLLNHIRLGIPELIIQIRHHKHTRVYAFFVTATYENLLRGAEEMGLRKAVKPEFGGGTRSFSCEEDYIYENIESELCFFTSQERQSIIKYWLDNLRAKNGEVLHNINFLEGQPIIPELSARGVIQQMFPLHEQRILSQLMKSWVQAVCEKQPLDDICDYFGVKIAMYFAWLGFYTTSMLYPAVIGFVLWMLTESDQTSRDICCVVFALFNVVWATLFLERWKRRGAELAYKWGTLDTPAESLEEPRPQFRGVKRCSPITGCEEFYYPPWRRRVFRWLVSLPICILCLCFVFLVMLVCFELQEFVMGIKEMPRLARFIPKIMLAITVTACDEVYRKIACWLNDMENYRLQSAYEKNLIIKMVLFQFVNSYLSLFYIGFYLKDMERLKEMLATLLIIRQFLQNVKEVLQPYLYERHKLGELTLRAVWDLLLSVLLKYARLAAGKAQASPTDHTMPGPGLRGTKPGVGQPEKREKKCLNGGCGVPDEEEGGERDEADSGRFSEGETEEESLIDCGLKLRKVSFIEKVDRRAACSAPPMDNSFLEEGSPTMVEKGMDPASVFEMCDDDDDNGIHDVKESGGGGTGAAEGINTAAGGAAAGGSAPLPAGSESSMSLRQRRRGRSAERPEPKIKRESWMDPPEETESTTLTQAEMESCMQTYTDTFQDYQEMFVQFGYVVLFSSAFPLAAMCALINNIIEIRSDAFKLCTGFQRPFGIRVESIGQWQTAMEVMGLIAIIVNCYLIGQCGQLQRLFPWLSPEMAIISIVILEHFAILLKYVIHVAIPDIPTWVREEMAKLDYQRREAFKKHERQAQQHYQQLQRRKREEEERQRQAEHMARRERERDDSKGDSSGDHHHDKSNSSKSRPGGAGGGSGSSDKPKRPSSLLANNNVMKLKQIIPLQSKFSSGGARSPQSPTGSEPKLPGFLSFKFLKSPENKKEGAASSAAAATAANTTATASSSSSSLGSSSQERSQSPNKAFNPGKLFNFGKSEGGTCVNGAPLPKSGEGSSSQTSERQPSRSDLNGVPDEIPSPGREGSENGHSTDLDPTSSKV; this is encoded by the exons ATAAGTTGTTTGGAAAGCGGCTGCTGCAGGCTGGGAGACACATCATGTCTCATAAGTCTTGGATGAAAACAGTGCCCACAGAGAACTGTGATGTCCTCATGACATTTGCAG ATGCTACAGATGACCACACGTTGCTATGGCTACTGAACCACATCCGGCTGGGAATCCCAGAGCTCATCATCCAAATCCGACACCATAAGCACACACGAGTCTACGCATTCTTCGTCACCGCCACATATGAAAA TTTGTTGCGAGGTGCTGAGGAGATGGGACTGAGGAAAGCAGTGAAGCCCGAGTTTGGAGGAGGAACACGAAGTTTCTCCTGTGAGGAGGACTACATCTACGAGAACATCGAGAGCGAGTTGTGCTTCTTCACCTCACAG GAGAGACAGAGCATCATTAAATACTGGCTGGATAATCTACGTGCCAAAAATGGGGAGGTGCTTCACAATATCAACTTCCTAGAGGGCCAGCCTATAA TCCCAGAGCTGAGTGCACGGGGTGTGATCCAGCAAATGTTTCCTCTCCATGAGCAGAGGATCCTTAGTCAGCTCATGAAATCTTGGGTTCAGGCTGTTTGTGAAAAACAGCCCCTAG ATGATATCTGTGACTATTTTGGGGTGAAGATTGCCATGTATTTTGCCTGGCTGGGATTTTACACCACATCCATGTTATATCCTGCTGTGATCGGCTTTGTGCTTTGGATGCTCACTGAATCTGATCAG ACGAGCCGTGACATCtgctgtgtggtgtttgcaCTATTCAATGTGGTGTGGGCCACTCTGTTTCTGGAGCGGTGGAAGAGGAGGGGGGCTGAGTTGGCATACAAGTGGGGAACACTGGACACACCTGCTGAATCCCTGGAGGAACCACGGCCTCAGTTCCGG ggAGTCAAGCGCTGCAGTCCCATAACAGGATGTGAGGAGTTCTACTACCCTCCATGGAGGAGACGTGTATTTAGGTGGCTGGTCAGCCTGCCCATCTGTATactctgtctctgctttgtCTTCCTGGTCATGCTCGTCTGTTTTGAGCTGCAG GAATTTGTGATGGGGATCAAGGAAATGCCTCGGCTAGCTCGCTTCATCCCCAAAATCATGCTGGCTATCACTGTGACTGCGTGTGACGAGGTGTACAGGAAAATTGCCTGCTGGCTCAACGACATGG AAAACTATAGACTCCAGAGTGCCTACGAGAAGAATCTCATCATCAAAATGGTTCTT TTTCAGTTTGTAAATTCTTATCTCAGCCTTTTTTACATTGGATTCTACCTCAAAGACATGGAGCGCCTGAAAGAG ATGTTGGCCACTCTGCTCATTATACGCCAGTTCCTTCAAAATGTAAAGGAGGTACTGCAGCCTTACCTGTATGAGCGTCACAAGCTGGGTGAGCTTACACTGCGGGCTGTGTGGGATCTGCTGCTCTCAGTGCTGCTAAAATATGCCCGGCTGGCAGCTGGAAAAGCCCAGGCCTCTCCCACTGACCACACCATGCCGGGACCTGGCCTGAGGGGCACCAAGCCTGGGGTGGGACAACCAGAAAAAAG ggaaaagaaatgtttgaacGGAGGATGTGGGGTGcctgatgaagaggagggaggtgagAGGGACGAGGCTGACAGTGGGAGGTTCAgtgaaggagagacagaggaggaaagtcTGATCGACTGTGGTTTGAAGCTGAGGAAAGTCAGCTTCATAGAGAAG GTGGACAGGAGAGCAGCCTGCAGTGCTCCCCCCATGGACAACAGCTTCCTGGAGGAGGGGAGCCCCACTATGGTGGAAAAAGGAATGGACCCTGCctctgtgtttgaaatgtgtgaCGACGACGATGATAACGGCATCCATGATGTGAAGGAGTCAGGAGGGGGAGGGACAGGGGCTGCTGAAGGAATCAatactgctgctggtggtgcCGCTGCAGGTGGCTCTGCTCCGCTGCCTGCTGGGTCTGAGAGCAGCATGTCACTGCGGCAAAGAAGAAGAGGCAGGAGCGCAGAGAGACCTGAGCCTAAAATAAAAAGGGAATCATGGATGGACCCaccagaggagacagagagcacTACACTCACTCAGGCTGAGATGGAGAGCTGCATGCAAACCTATACT GACACCTTCCAGGACTACCAAGAGATGTTTGTCCAGTTTGGGTATGTGGTGCTCTTCTCCTCTGCCTTCCCCTTGGCTGCCATGTGCGCACTCATCAACAACATCATTGAGATCCGCAGTGATGCCTTTAAGCTGTGCACTGGTTTCCAGAGGCCCTTTGGGATCAGAGTGGAGAGCATCGGACAGTGGCAG ACTGCAATGGAAGTCATGGGCCTGATTGCCATCATTGTGAATTGTTACCTGATTGGTCAGTGTGGTCAACTCCAGCGTCTCTTCCCTTGGCTCAGCCCTGAGATGGCCATTATCTCTATCGTCATCCTCGAG CACTTTGCCATTCTCCTGAAGTATGTCATCCACGTGGCCATTCCTGACATTCCTACATGGGTCAGAGAGGAGATGGCTAAACTGGATTATCAGCGCAGGGAGGCCTTTAAG AAGCATGAGCGGCAGGCGCAGCAGCATTACCAGCAGcttcagaggaggaagagggaggaggaggagaggcagaggcagGCAGAGCATATGGCCCGCAGGGAACGAGAGCGGGATGACAGTAAGGGTGATTCCTCGGGGGACCACCACCATGACAAAAGTAACAGCAGCAAATCACGCCCTGGAGGTGCCGGAGGAGGAAGTGGCAGCTCAGACAAACCCAAGAGGCCCAGCTCTCTGCTGGCCAACAATAACGTGATGAAGCTGAAACAGATCATCCCGTTACAGAGTAAGTTCTCCTCCGGTGGTGCCCGCTCCCCTCAGTCACCCACAGGCAGTGAGCCAAAGCTACCTGGGTTCCTGAGCTTCAAATTTCTCAAGTCACCTGAAAATAAGAAGGAAGGTGCTGCGTCTTCTGCGGCTGCTGCCACAGCTGCTAACACCACAGCgacagcatcatcatcatcctcatcattaGGTAGCAGCTCTCAGGAGCGTTCTCAGTCACCCAACAAAGCCTTTAACCCTGGGAAACTGTTTAACTTTGGGAAATCGGAAGGGGGGACATGTGTGAATGGGGCTCCACTGCCCAAATCCGGGGAAGGATCATCCTCACAAACATCAGAAAGACAACCATCCAGGTCGGACTTGAATGGCGTTCCGGACGAGATCCCGTCACCTGGAAGAGAAGGGTCTGAGAACGGGCATTCAACAGACTTGGATCCAACCAGCTCTAAAGTCTAG
- the ano8b gene encoding anoctamin-8 isoform X1 translates to MPDTGTAAAGSAAAAGAGGATTAGDGPESSRHRHRAQQGDAERPEPGAAPPQTSSGVLDKLFGKRLLQAGRHIMSHKSWMKTVPTENCDVLMTFADATDDHTLLWLLNHIRLGIPELIIQIRHHKHTRVYAFFVTATYENLLRGAEEMGLRKAVKPEFGGGTRSFSCEEDYIYENIESELCFFTSQERQSIIKYWLDNLRAKNGEVLHNINFLEGQPIIPELSARGVIQQMFPLHEQRILSQLMKSWVQAVCEKQPLDDICDYFGVKIAMYFAWLGFYTTSMLYPAVIGFVLWMLTESDQTSRDICCVVFALFNVVWATLFLERWKRRGAELAYKWGTLDTPAESLEEPRPQFRGVKRCSPITGCEEFYYPPWRRRVFRWLVSLPICILCLCFVFLVMLVCFELQEFVMGIKEMPRLARFIPKIMLAITVTACDEVYRKIACWLNDMENYRLQSAYEKNLIIKMVLFQFVNSYLSLFYIGFYLKDMERLKEVRPLPTLMLLYRTFTPTCVIAIFHPYSALICIRASLSITIYSFVHLWKMLLVLSLLRSLQRQFWVNVLPCFFLKIHIFVVSVPWFSRDHLKSKMLATLLIIRQFLQNVKEVLQPYLYERHKLGELTLRAVWDLLLSVLLKYARLAAGKAQASPTDHTMPGPGLRGTKPGVGQPEKREKKCLNGGCGVPDEEEGGERDEADSGRFSEGETEEESLIDCGLKLRKVSFIEKVDRRAACSAPPMDNSFLEEGSPTMVEKGMDPASVFEMCDDDDDNGIHDVKESGGGGTGAAEGINTAAGGAAAGGSAPLPAGSESSMSLRQRRRGRSAERPEPKIKRESWMDPPEETESTTLTQAEMESCMQTYTDTFQDYQEMFVQFGYVVLFSSAFPLAAMCALINNIIEIRSDAFKLCTGFQRPFGIRVESIGQWQTAMEVMGLIAIIVNCYLIGQCGQLQRLFPWLSPEMAIISIVILEHFAILLKYVIHVAIPDIPTWVREEMAKLDYQRREAFKKHERQAQQHYQQLQRRKREEEERQRQAEHMARRERERDDSKGDSSGDHHHDKSNSSKSRPGGAGGGSGSSDKPKRPSSLLANNNVMKLKQIIPLQSKFSSGGARSPQSPTGSEPKLPGFLSFKFLKSPENKKEGAASSAAAATAANTTATASSSSSSLGSSSQERSQSPNKAFNPGKLFNFGKSEGGTCVNGAPLPKSGEGSSSQTSERQPSRSDLNGVPDEIPSPGREGSENGHSTDLDPTSSKV, encoded by the exons ATAAGTTGTTTGGAAAGCGGCTGCTGCAGGCTGGGAGACACATCATGTCTCATAAGTCTTGGATGAAAACAGTGCCCACAGAGAACTGTGATGTCCTCATGACATTTGCAG ATGCTACAGATGACCACACGTTGCTATGGCTACTGAACCACATCCGGCTGGGAATCCCAGAGCTCATCATCCAAATCCGACACCATAAGCACACACGAGTCTACGCATTCTTCGTCACCGCCACATATGAAAA TTTGTTGCGAGGTGCTGAGGAGATGGGACTGAGGAAAGCAGTGAAGCCCGAGTTTGGAGGAGGAACACGAAGTTTCTCCTGTGAGGAGGACTACATCTACGAGAACATCGAGAGCGAGTTGTGCTTCTTCACCTCACAG GAGAGACAGAGCATCATTAAATACTGGCTGGATAATCTACGTGCCAAAAATGGGGAGGTGCTTCACAATATCAACTTCCTAGAGGGCCAGCCTATAA TCCCAGAGCTGAGTGCACGGGGTGTGATCCAGCAAATGTTTCCTCTCCATGAGCAGAGGATCCTTAGTCAGCTCATGAAATCTTGGGTTCAGGCTGTTTGTGAAAAACAGCCCCTAG ATGATATCTGTGACTATTTTGGGGTGAAGATTGCCATGTATTTTGCCTGGCTGGGATTTTACACCACATCCATGTTATATCCTGCTGTGATCGGCTTTGTGCTTTGGATGCTCACTGAATCTGATCAG ACGAGCCGTGACATCtgctgtgtggtgtttgcaCTATTCAATGTGGTGTGGGCCACTCTGTTTCTGGAGCGGTGGAAGAGGAGGGGGGCTGAGTTGGCATACAAGTGGGGAACACTGGACACACCTGCTGAATCCCTGGAGGAACCACGGCCTCAGTTCCGG ggAGTCAAGCGCTGCAGTCCCATAACAGGATGTGAGGAGTTCTACTACCCTCCATGGAGGAGACGTGTATTTAGGTGGCTGGTCAGCCTGCCCATCTGTATactctgtctctgctttgtCTTCCTGGTCATGCTCGTCTGTTTTGAGCTGCAG GAATTTGTGATGGGGATCAAGGAAATGCCTCGGCTAGCTCGCTTCATCCCCAAAATCATGCTGGCTATCACTGTGACTGCGTGTGACGAGGTGTACAGGAAAATTGCCTGCTGGCTCAACGACATGG AAAACTATAGACTCCAGAGTGCCTACGAGAAGAATCTCATCATCAAAATGGTTCTT TTTCAGTTTGTAAATTCTTATCTCAGCCTTTTTTACATTGGATTCTACCTCAAAGACATGGAGCGCCTGAAAGAGGTAAGACCCTTGCCAACTCTAATGCTTCTCTATCGCACATTTACTCCAACATGTGTCATTGCAATCTTCCATCCTTACTCTGCCTTAATCTGCATACGTGCATCACTTTCCATAACCATCTATTCATTTGTTCATCTGTGGAAGATGCTGCTGGTGCTGTCTCTGTTAAGGAGTCTGCAGCGGCAGTTCTGGGTCAATGTGCTGCCTTGTTTCTTCCTCAAGATCCATATATTTGTGGTCTCTGTTCCCTGGTTCTCCAGGGACCACCTCAAGTCCAAA ATGTTGGCCACTCTGCTCATTATACGCCAGTTCCTTCAAAATGTAAAGGAGGTACTGCAGCCTTACCTGTATGAGCGTCACAAGCTGGGTGAGCTTACACTGCGGGCTGTGTGGGATCTGCTGCTCTCAGTGCTGCTAAAATATGCCCGGCTGGCAGCTGGAAAAGCCCAGGCCTCTCCCACTGACCACACCATGCCGGGACCTGGCCTGAGGGGCACCAAGCCTGGGGTGGGACAACCAGAAAAAAG ggaaaagaaatgtttgaacGGAGGATGTGGGGTGcctgatgaagaggagggaggtgagAGGGACGAGGCTGACAGTGGGAGGTTCAgtgaaggagagacagaggaggaaagtcTGATCGACTGTGGTTTGAAGCTGAGGAAAGTCAGCTTCATAGAGAAG GTGGACAGGAGAGCAGCCTGCAGTGCTCCCCCCATGGACAACAGCTTCCTGGAGGAGGGGAGCCCCACTATGGTGGAAAAAGGAATGGACCCTGCctctgtgtttgaaatgtgtgaCGACGACGATGATAACGGCATCCATGATGTGAAGGAGTCAGGAGGGGGAGGGACAGGGGCTGCTGAAGGAATCAatactgctgctggtggtgcCGCTGCAGGTGGCTCTGCTCCGCTGCCTGCTGGGTCTGAGAGCAGCATGTCACTGCGGCAAAGAAGAAGAGGCAGGAGCGCAGAGAGACCTGAGCCTAAAATAAAAAGGGAATCATGGATGGACCCaccagaggagacagagagcacTACACTCACTCAGGCTGAGATGGAGAGCTGCATGCAAACCTATACT GACACCTTCCAGGACTACCAAGAGATGTTTGTCCAGTTTGGGTATGTGGTGCTCTTCTCCTCTGCCTTCCCCTTGGCTGCCATGTGCGCACTCATCAACAACATCATTGAGATCCGCAGTGATGCCTTTAAGCTGTGCACTGGTTTCCAGAGGCCCTTTGGGATCAGAGTGGAGAGCATCGGACAGTGGCAG ACTGCAATGGAAGTCATGGGCCTGATTGCCATCATTGTGAATTGTTACCTGATTGGTCAGTGTGGTCAACTCCAGCGTCTCTTCCCTTGGCTCAGCCCTGAGATGGCCATTATCTCTATCGTCATCCTCGAG CACTTTGCCATTCTCCTGAAGTATGTCATCCACGTGGCCATTCCTGACATTCCTACATGGGTCAGAGAGGAGATGGCTAAACTGGATTATCAGCGCAGGGAGGCCTTTAAG AAGCATGAGCGGCAGGCGCAGCAGCATTACCAGCAGcttcagaggaggaagagggaggaggaggagaggcagaggcagGCAGAGCATATGGCCCGCAGGGAACGAGAGCGGGATGACAGTAAGGGTGATTCCTCGGGGGACCACCACCATGACAAAAGTAACAGCAGCAAATCACGCCCTGGAGGTGCCGGAGGAGGAAGTGGCAGCTCAGACAAACCCAAGAGGCCCAGCTCTCTGCTGGCCAACAATAACGTGATGAAGCTGAAACAGATCATCCCGTTACAGAGTAAGTTCTCCTCCGGTGGTGCCCGCTCCCCTCAGTCACCCACAGGCAGTGAGCCAAAGCTACCTGGGTTCCTGAGCTTCAAATTTCTCAAGTCACCTGAAAATAAGAAGGAAGGTGCTGCGTCTTCTGCGGCTGCTGCCACAGCTGCTAACACCACAGCgacagcatcatcatcatcctcatcattaGGTAGCAGCTCTCAGGAGCGTTCTCAGTCACCCAACAAAGCCTTTAACCCTGGGAAACTGTTTAACTTTGGGAAATCGGAAGGGGGGACATGTGTGAATGGGGCTCCACTGCCCAAATCCGGGGAAGGATCATCCTCACAAACATCAGAAAGACAACCATCCAGGTCGGACTTGAATGGCGTTCCGGACGAGATCCCGTCACCTGGAAGAGAAGGGTCTGAGAACGGGCATTCAACAGACTTGGATCCAACCAGCTCTAAAGTCTAG
- the dda1 gene encoding DET1- and DDB1-associated protein 1, with protein sequence MEKADFLKGLPVYNKSNFSRFHADSVCKASNRRPSVYLPTREYPSEQIIVTEKTNILLRYLHQQWDRKNAAKKREQEQGEGDNPSPPRKIARTDSQEMNEDS encoded by the exons ATGGAGAAG GCTGATTTCTTGAAAGGACTACCTGTCTACAATAAGAGCAACTTTAGCAGGTTTCATGCAGACTCTGTTTGCAAAGCATCT AATCGAAGACCTTCTGTGTATCTTCCAACACGTGAATATCCCTCTGAACAGA TTATtgtaacagagaaaacaaacatcctTCTGCGTTACCTCCATCAGCAATGGGACAGAAAG AATGCAGCAAAGAAAAGGGAACAGGAACAAGGTGAGGGCGACAACCCATCACCCCCAAGGAAGATCGCCAGGACAGATAGCCAAGAGATGAATGAGGACTCATAA